The segment ggagatttggctaaacttgcaccaagattaaggtatgtatgaggttgtgtcatgagattcatgcatgttttagttgccaacttgatgttcatgttagccatggttcaaatccttgttatgccatggaagtggtatttggtcaaagttgatattgtgataaagccattgcatgctaagtgtgaagcttgatgatgatgcatgcaatgatggattgtctactcttgaaatttctttgtagccatcttgagtaagacattgagttttcttttgtttaaccatgattgaagttgaaagggcatgattgtgatgtattcgccatgatgcattcatgagcatggttcatgcttcttgcatgttagttaaaatttgtgttttggatggctagggacaccttgaaattgaccatgcacatatatgtatatatatgtttgcacatgatgttttggttatgaagtaagtgatgaatatgtttgtttaaagaagaaaatgttgaagaatgcttcgaaattgcaagtacattcgcctagtacacatatgatgtggaaatcttggaatttattgttgaattggtgcaagtatgactaagtatattcggccttaggtagcctattgatggccttagcttttccttgatgcttgaatgaattgtattgaattgcttgatgtagtataaaatgtgcatgaccattgtgtattcaagctaaagggtggccatatgaccatttaaactccttgtcatattcgccataagctagcataatgaggtttaaataaattgaatttgtttgaattagctcaagagcttagagggccacaattggacaagggaaggaaaaagtgatcgaatagccgtaaaagccgttcgacaacatccgaggtaagtcctcaagaagtgaccctacttgaattatgtgaaatgaaatatggatgtgtaatgattatcgatttatggtgtatgagtatttgaatgatacccggctaagtcccaaggcgattatgctagtgattacctttgtgtttgagccttagtaacgaaaatgaaacatgaatgtctaatgattattgatgtatgtgtgcatgagcaattgaatgatatccggctaagtcccaagacatttatgctggaaattatatccggttaagactcaaggcaattgtgctagtggctacatccggctaagaccgaaggcattcgtgcgagtcgttctatccgggctaagacccgaaggcattcgtgcacgtggttatatccggttgtattccgaagaagcttgggctggaggtgagtgttggttgctgtaatgaattcaattggtacgctcgaaaagcccaaagaataaggtatgtttatatgtgcattggaaagtcgacatgtttgagcaacattcgctcgatcgactaacgaatttcagctattgaattggttgataccttgtgaaagtatataatgatgaagtgtgaagtaagaatgattatgtgaatgtgtattaatgaaatgatgcatttggccatgtgaatgtattgctttaattaaagctgattttattccttgagacttactaagcataaaaatgcttacccgttgctttggctctctgttttatagattgtgctcgatagcaatcggattcgggatcattaaagtcgaagtcatccacactatcaaagcctccattttggtataaatttttggttgaactttgaaatggcatgtataggactaccccttgctggtttaaatatgttgtgatgtatatgtgtacggtcatgcgaaaatggctcgtaaaagtgaagtacgaacttagactatttgcggtttgtatatatatatatggtgtcatgatgggattatggattggaaatgggaatgttggtcacatgatcagccattggtatggttaaaatgatcatatgtgaacctatgtatggcaagactagttggttcatggagactacaaactaggtaagacctaccttaaaacagatgctgccagctgcagtgatgtgaatgtgaaaatcaccaaaatttgtaggaatggtattaaatagtgaataagctatttaaatgaaccttgatgagtctattttcatatggaagaaacgaaacggtcataggagttacatgttaagagatattaaagctattgtgagacagggccagaacggtttctgggtcccctgtctcaactttaaaaatttactataaattatccagaaagaattaggagtcgtgccttatatgtacagattccattttgagtctagtttcattagaaacaaacggcaccagtattaaagccctgtgcagagagatattcaagttgtaacgcgcgaaggtcagagcagtcgatccctgtaacatgggtgactttaactaataaactgtaccaattggcccgaccaaaaattctagaaataagtccatggatggatatatgagtctaaattcagggaaaatttacgaaaccagtttccgagttttgaaactcgagatatgatttttaaggcgacggtgacgcagttttccagcctgactggaaatgtcaaattggtgggcaaaatatgtggacttggcttgttaacccctcgtgtccgacaccggcaatggtctcgggttcggggtgttacatccgaACACTCCTAGGGTGCAAAAACAACTCTTTCGTAATTTACTTGTTATAAAGGTGGTGGACAAATTGGACAATTACCTTGGATTACCTCTTTTAGTTGGCAAGAAGAAAATTTTGGCTTTCCAAGAGATAATTAATCATTTTTTCTTGTAGGATTAATAGTTAGTCAAAGAGACTTCTCTCTTTTAGTGGTAAAGAAATATTTATCAAAGTTGTTCTTCAATCTCTTCCAACTTATGCCTTTTCAGTTTTTTTGGCTCCTAGGGGTTTTATAGAAAACATGAAAGCCAAGATTTGTAGGACTTGGTGGATGGGTAAGGAGAGGGTAGGTTTTGGGTGATAATTCCATAGAAGAGCATGTGTTATCCTAAGGGCATGGGAGGGCTCGGCATTAGGGACCTTCGGCTCTTTAATTTGGCACTCCTTGGATGTCAAGTGTGAGGACTTTTAAATTGCAAAGATACCTTATGTTACAAAGTGTTGAGCTTAAAATATTTCCCAAAGGGTGACATTTTCCATCCGAAAAGAGTGGACAAATCTTCTTTCActtggttgaaaattgttgaagcAATTAATGCTCTTAAGGACGGCTTCTGTTGGCAGTGGTGATTACATTAATATTCGGATCAATAATTAGGGGCTGGAAGGTTTAAATGGTAATGTTGTTAACTCTAAATCTTAAACCCTTATGAGAGTAGTGTGAAAAACTTATGGATCGATAATAGTAGAAGATGGAATAATGCAAGAGTGCACGATTTGTATGGGCAAGACATGGGTAATCAAATTTGCAATTTATCAATTGGTGATGAAAGCCAAAGCGATAGAGTGGTGTGGCTCCACAACCCTCTTGGTTCGTTCACGACTAATTTAGCATACTCTTGGCTTATGTTGAAGCTAATGGGACTCGGCCCACATCGATTCTTTTGGAAAGCTATTTGGAAGCTTGACACCCTCCCTAAGATTTGGGTCTTCACTTGGCAGGTAGGGCATGAGATCCTTCCCACTAACGGCCTCTGTTTGACAAGGTTTGGGGGAAGATTGTCCCAAATGTAGAGTTGAAAAAGAGGCCCTTATTCATGCTCTTAAAGACTATCCAACATCAAGGGCGATCCAGTCTATCGGTGGCCTTAACAATAGCCTCATTTTGAAAGAGTATCATTGCTGCATTGATTGGTTGGAAGACATGATGAGGGTTTTGGACAAGAGAGCTACTTTTAATCTCATGACCACCCTTTGGAATAGCTGGAACAATAGGAACAAGTTTATTTTTCATGTAAAGGAAGAAGAGGCGCAAGTTGTTTGGGACAGGGCGAGAACACTCAGTCAAGACTTTTGCATTTTTAACCTTATGAATGCTCCTTTGTTACCTAGTAACCCTGCTATTAAAAGGTGGTTGAAACCTCCAAAGGGTTATTTCAAAATAAACTTTGATGCTTCTGTTAGTAATAATAGAACCGACCTTGGGGTTATCACAAGGGATGAAGATGATTTTGTTATTGGCAACGGCGGGGGCTTCAAGGAAGAGATAATGTTGATTGCAAGGGCTGAAAGCTACGCTTTTGATGAGAGCATAAAGATTGTGTGTGTACTTAATATTCAAATAGTTGTGGTATTCGAAACAAATAAAGCTAGCCTAATCACTAGTGTGAAGCACCATTGCACGGACGTCATTGTCATTGGTGTGCGGATAAAAGAAAGTATTAAACTCTGAAAACGTTTAAGTATGCAAAGTTATATTGGGCCAATCAGTGTTGTACCATAGTGGCTGATTTTATTAGTAAAAAAAATGTGCTCGGATGCTTGTAATTGGTTTTTTGACATGGATTACCATTTGGAAATCCATGATTTTATTTGAGATGCTATATAATGAAGTTGAACTTTGTGGTCATTTTTTTCTCCTTAAAAACAGCTACaatgacctcaaaaacataaaaatcattaaaaacgggatcaaaatcacttacatgcaagcaaATCAATATGGCCAAATGAAGAACCCTAGCTTTGGCTAattatttctttaattttcagTAATAGCTAATCGGACTAAATCGCAGCACTAGGCAGCCCTAAACCATCCCACATGCTAACCTAATTAGCTTGTTTAGCTGATTATTTAGCTTGCAAAATGGCCCTTCAAGACTCCTCTAATTTGtgttcaaacccctccactattcaTTCCTTTCAAGATTTGCACCTACCTAAAAATAGCATGTTCGAAATATTTAAAAAGGCCAAATGTGTTGCTGGCCATGgggggtgtgacagcccaaaattgaccctagtcgggatgtggtttcaggaccacaaaaccgaggcataaaaataatttaaaatttattttgatgcctatgatatgtgttaatttgtgtgtgacatttttgatgtttcgatttagtgttataaatgtgaatttcactagaaaggacctagtagtgaactttgaaagtatgatggggaaatgtgtgatgactagttgctcatgcatgcaaaaataagggatttgcatgtcaaatttcccccccccccccaacatgaagtggccggccatggcaagagaggatgggcaaaacatgtcatgaaacatgttttgttggtgcattagggagaaataataaacaaaggtgtatgggtaagaaaagaatgaaaaaaaaatgtgtgtgagtgtggtattccccccccatt is part of the Gossypium arboreum isolate Shixiya-1 chromosome 5, ASM2569848v2, whole genome shotgun sequence genome and harbors:
- the LOC128292665 gene encoding uncharacterized protein LOC128292665 — protein: MGNQICNLSIGDESQSDRVVWLHNPLGLGEDCPKCRVEKEALIHALKDYPTSRAIQSIGGLNNSLILKEYHCCIDWLEDMMRVLDKRATFNLMTTLWNSWNNRNKFIFHVKEEEAQVVWDRARTLSQDFCIFNLMNAPLLPSNPAIKRWLKPPKGYFKINFDASVSNNRTDLGVITRDEDDFVIGNGGGFKEEIMLIARAESYAFDESIKIVCVLNIQIVVVFETNKASLITSVKHHCTDVIVIGVRIKESIKL